From Pseudodesulfovibrio nedwellii:
ACGTCAAGATGCTGCTGGGCTAGGACTTTTTGCAAATGGCGATGTGACGCAAACGCAACCAAGACGGTATGAACCTTTTCACCAGTACGAGTGATATGGGAATCTGCTGTTAGAGGTATTTCGATGAGCCAGGACTTTCTTGATCCGGAGATCTTGACCGACTTTTTTGTTGAAGCGAAAGAGCACTTGGAAACCATTGAGCCTAACTTGCTGGAGCTTGAAAAAAGCCCTGACAATCTTGGTTTGCTGAATGAGATTTTTAGGCCCATGCACTCTCTCAAAGGGGCATCGGGTTTTCTTGGTTTGAACAAGATCAATGGTTTGGCTCATAAAGCCGAGAATATTCTCGATGAGCTTCGTCAAGGGTCCATGAAGGTTACCAGTGGGATCATGGATTTGATTCTATCTGCGACTGATGCCTTGAGAACCATGGTGGATAATCTGGAGACCAGCGGCGTGGAAGGAGATGTTGATACAGCTCCTATTATTGCCCGGATTGAAGCTACCTTGGTTGGAGATATGGAAGCAGCTTCAGTTGCCCCAGAACCAGAGCCTGAATGTGCGCCTGTTGTCGAAGCTGAAGTCGTGATTGAACCTGAACCCGTGGCGGAGGAACCTGTTGAAATGGTCGCAGAAATAACATTCGATCCCCAGCCGGACCCTGACTTTGATGCCACTCCTTATGGTCTGACAACTGTTGGTGAAGGTCATTTGGCTGATTTCCTTGAAGAAGCACATGAAATTGTTGAGAACCTCAATCGGTGTCTCCTTTCTTTGGAAGGCGAACCCGATGGTAGTGAAGAGCTTATCAACGATACGTTTAGATATTTTCATAATTTGAAAGGGAATAGTGGAATCATCGGATTCAAGGAATTGAATTCTTTGACCCATGAAGCGGAAACGTTGTTGAACAAAGTCCGTAAGGGTGAGATTGCTTCCAGCCAAGGGTTGATGGATCTTTTGTTGGCAAGCGTGGATCTTATTGAAGCTTTGGTCGGTAAAGTGGACGTTGAAACCAATAAGGTCGAACCACTTGATACCAGCGTGATGGCGCAAGTGCTGCAAAGAGTGACGGAAGACGGTGATGTTCTTGCTGTGCAAGGACTTTTTCCCGGTTCCAAATCTGCTCTGGTCACCGAAGAAGCTGCTGCCCCGGCAGCGGCGGACGCTTCTTCTGATGAAGACGCTTCTGTTTCCGCAGGAGATTATGATCCCGAAGATGTGGCTCTGTTTGTTCAGACTATTAATCAGCAGTTGGAATCAGCTGCGGTTGCCCTTGGGTTACTTCGTAAGGATGCCGGTCAGACGGACATCGTGGACGGGCTGTTCAGGACGTTTCAAACTATCCAGAATTCCACCGGTTACATGGGGCTGGATGAGATCAAGGAGTATTCTTCCCGTACTGTTGGGTTGATCGATCAGGGGCGAAAGACCGATATGGATTTCACCTTGATGTTGGATATTCTTGATCAGGAATTCGCTATTCTCAAGGATATGATTTTAAAAGCTTTGGAAATGTTGACCGGAAGTCCTGCTGAGGACCCCACGGTGAATATGGGCAAACCTGCTTCAATCAAAACTGAGAAGGTCGCTCCGAAGGTCGAGCCAGCACCTGCACCAGCTCCGGTACCTGAACCGCCTGTGCAGAAGGCGGCAGCCGTTTCGAAGCCGGCCCCAGTTGCCAAGCCTGCGCCTACGTCAGCGCCTGCGACCAAAGTGCCGGCTGGCAGAAAAAGTGGTGCTGTTAATCCGCCTCCTGTGAGACCCAAGGTATCGAGCACAATTCGTGTTGATCATCATAAACTTGATCATTTAATGAATGTTATTGGTGAGTTGATTATCAACAGGAATAGGTATGCCATGCTTGCTCGCGCTCTTGAGGAAGGGCAGGAAGAGGTGCATGTTGTTGCTCAGCAGTTGACTGAGACGACCTATGCAATGGCCCGTATTTCAGACGATCTTCAGGATACCATCATGAAGGTCCGCATGGTACCTGTGCAGACTGTTTTTTCCCGTTTTCCACGTCTTGTGCGTGACTTGAGCCGTAAGTCCGGCAAGCAGGTCGAATTGATTATGGAAGGCGAAGAGACTGAATTCGACAAGTCTGTAGTGGAGGAGATCGGTGATCCGTTGGTTCATCTCGTCCGAAACGCGGTTGATCATGGCCTTGAAGACGAAGCTGAGCGTGTCCAATTGGGGAAGAAGCCCAAAGGACATGTCTGGTTGCGTGCGTATCATAAGGGCAATTCCGTTGCCATTGAGGTTGAAGACGACGGACGAGGCATGGACCCGGAAAAGTTGAAGGCCGTCGCTATTCGCAAGGGAGTTATCACTCCTGAAGAGGCCAATGTCATGGATGACCGTGAGGCCTTGGATCTTATTTTTGCTCCCGGTTTTTCTTCCGCTGAGAAGGTGACGGATATTTCCGGCCGAGGTGTGGGAATGGATGTGGTCAAGACCAACATCAAGAATCTCAAAGGGAGCGTAAATACCCAGTCCGAAGTGGGCAAAGGGACCAAGCTGACCCTGACCCTGCCGTTGACTCTGGCAATCATCGATGCGCTCATGGTCCAGGTGGCTGGCGACACGTTTGCTATCCCGTTGGACGCTGTCTCCGAGACCACCAAGATCGAGGTAGAAAAGTTGTCCGATGTGAACAACCGGAAGGCTGTCACGTTGCGTGGCGAGGTTTTGGGCTTGGTTGAATTGGCCGAATTGCTCGATTTGCCGCAGTCCATGGATGACCGGGACGTTTTGCCCATGGTCGTTATTCAAGACAACGACAGACGCCTTGGATTGGTTGTGGATCGTCTTTTGGAACGGCAGGAAATCGTTATCAAGCCGTTGGGACAGTATCTCAACAATTTTAATTTGAAAGGACTTTCTGGTGCGACCATTATGGGTGATGGTTCTGTGGTTCTGATTTTGGACCCGCACGAGATCTACAGCATTTCTACTCAGCTTGGACGCAAGCAGGAACCGCTGACAGTGTCCGGGGCTTTGACCAGCACGAAATAGCGGTTTATACAATAAATATTGAAAAGGCCGGGAAGCATATGCTTCCCGGCCTTTTTTCGTCAAATGAAGTGTGCTGTCTAGAGCATGGTCAGCAAGTTGATGGCCACGGTGACGTTCAAGGTGTGCATGAGCCAGAACAGGAATACGGCCAAGAATGTCAATCCTTTGAGCCTGAGAGGTGATTCGCTTCGGCCGATGAGAATCCAGACAAATGCACAGATGGCTCCAAGTGCAATGGAGCCTCCCCAGACAAAGGCCAGTGGAGTACCCATGACGAGCGTTTTGTAGGATGCAGGCAGGTTGGCGAAAAGCCATCCCTGACAACCAAGAAATCCGAGCATTGGAAGGGTGGCCCAGCGGGTGGCCAGTTTTAAGGAAAAATTGTAATAGTCGCGGCCAAAATCGTCCTTGTTGCGTCGAAGTACCAGATAGGAGGCACTCAAGGCTGCGGCTGCGGACATGGTCAACAGGGCATACATGACGGACATGGGTAAAATCATGGCCGTGGCTGCAAGAATTGTTTCATTTGTGGGAGTGCCATGGGACAGTGTCCAGGCAATTTTGGCCGGGATAGCCAAGGCCACACAAGTCAGTGCTGCCAATGAGGCAATCATGCCCAGAGACATGTGCAGTCCCTTGGCATTTCGCATCTTTTTCCACATCGTGAAATAGATGAGGCTGAAGAAAGCGAAAATGCCAAATGCTGCGAATGTGTTCAACAGGGGGGATTCCATGGTGAACAGGGCGTGGATGTATTGCGGAAATTTTGTCAGTGCCACGGCGTATGCAGCACCATCCACAACAAGCAGAAGGATGAGTAGGATAAGTCCCATTGCTCCTATTTGTTGGCCGTATTTATCGAAAAAAACACGTTTTTTTGTTTTCGCTGACATCTCGCCGAGAACAGCGATAGCCGGACTACCTATGGCGCCCATGCCGAGCAGGCTGAAAAAGGCCGGGGCCAGCAGGAATGCGATCATGGTCAGGGTTTCTTGTGTACTCATGATTGATTGGAACTCCGATTTTCTGTGCATTGCCCACCATATGTGTGCGGACTTTTTCTGCCTGAAAAACGTATGGCATGCAAGGTTTGCATTAAATGGCGATTATCGCACGGTATTCATCGATTCCTTGCAAAAAATCCTTGTATCGCCTATTTCGTAGAGAACGTTTAATCGTGTGAATGCGGAGAAACCATTGATGAAAACACTGAAGCTCGTTTTGCTCGTTCTGCTTGGCCTGTTGCTTGTTAGTTGTGCAACCACCAAGAAAGACGCGGCCACTGTCTCGGCAAGTACAGAATGGCGTATTAAAAGTCTTGAAGAGAGCTTTTTGAATATTCGTGAACAGCAACGACGTATGGCGGACGAAAATGCCTTGGCTCAGGATAAGATCGATCAGCGGTTGGCTTCTCTTGAAACAGAAATTGCGGGTTTGAGAACCGGCGGTGTTGTGGAATCTCCCGCTGAAAGTACGCAGGGATCACCTAGTGATAATGGTTGGGTGACAGATTTGAAGCCTGAGGATGACGGTTGGGTTGACGGACAGAAAGCTCCTGCGATATCCAAGGCTCAGAGCAATGAGGACAAACCTTGGGCTGAAGTTCCTCAACCGCCAGCAGTTATCCCGGCGCCTGAAGTCATTCAGCGATCCGCAGCCAAGACTCCGGTAACGTCTAAGCCTGTGAAGAGTCCTTCGGGAGCCAAAGGGTTGTATGATGCAGGATTGTCTCAGTATAATGCCGAGCAGTTTGATGCTTCTCGAGTAACATTCGATCAGTTCCTCAAGAAATATCCGAACAATGATTTGGCTGCCAACGCCCTGTATTGGAAGGGCGAGACGTATTATTCTCAAAAGGATTACGCACAGGCCATCTTGACGTTCAAGGAAGTGACTGGTCGTTTTCCCAAGCATCATAAGTCCGCATCAGCTCTGCTTAAAATTGGCATGTCTTATGATAAGGTCGGAGATTCTGATAACTCCATTTTCTATCTCCGCGCCTTGGTAGAGGATTTTCCGAAATCTGCTGCGGCCACCCTTGGTCGCAAGGAACTTGTCCGTTTGGGAGGTTAACCAATTGGTTTGATCCGTGGTTGGCTGATTGCATCGGATTTTGTCGTCGTACCAAGGGACCTGTTTTCATGGACCTGCGCAAGGAACATTTCGCCTGTTTGGCATTAAAGCACACGCCTCGCCTTGGTCCCAAGGTGTGGCGTGAGTTGTTTGTTCATTACGATAGCGCCTTTGATGCCGTGCAGGATGCTGCTTCTTGGCCGGTCCTTTCACTCGCCAATAAGGGTATTGCTCAGAAATGCGTGAATGAGGTCTGGCGGGAAAAAGCCGAGGATGAATACCGGGCGACTCAACAGGCGGGCATGGATGTCGTGACGTGGTTTGATTCACGTTTCCCCGAGAGGTTGAAGAACATCTCAGATCCACCTGCCATGCTTTATGTGTCTGGAGATACGACACTTTTCAATAATCCAGGTGTTGGGGTGGTCGGAGCCAGAGAATGTACGCGACTTGGCTTGGATACCGCCGGACGCATCAGTGCACAGCTTTCAAAAATCGGCATTACCGTAATCTCGGGGCTTGCGCTAGGTATTGACCGGCAGGCCCATCTTGGCGGCCTCAAAGGTATTGGTAGTACCATCGCCGTGCTTGGTTGCGGATTGGACATAGATTATCCCATGGATAATATCGATGTCAGGCGCGAACTCGACAGGAGTGGGTTGGTGGTGACGGAATTCGGGCCGGGCGTCAGGCCGAGAGCCGGGCATTTCCCGGTGCGTAATCGGATTATCAGCGGATTGTCTCTTGGCGTACTTGTGGCTGAAGCAGCGCATAACAGCGGAAGTTTGATCACTGCTCGTTTGGCTGGAGAGCAGGGCAAGGATGTCTTTGCCGTGCCAGGTCCCATTGGGCAACCAACCTTCACTGGATGTCATCGACTTATCAAGCAGGGGGCAGCTCTTGTGGAGTCCGCATCCGATATTGTTGAAATTTTACGATACGATTTTGCTCGTGAGTTGGAGTTGGTTCCGGATCCAGCCCCGGTTGCAAGTGAGGATGGCGTTGAGGCGCACCGGGCCAAAATTAGGGAAAAGAGTGCGTCGAAAAAAACGAAGGATGAAAGTAAAATTCCCACTCCTTCGTCGCGCAAGCGGCCATCGCAAGCAGACAGGGAGGCCATGGAACTAACTGAAGATGAGAAGAAGGTGTTGGATCTTCTGGATGAGACCGATAAAATTCATATAGATAGACTTGGCCGGGAGCTGTGTTTTGATTCGGCTACGATCAGCAAGATTTTGCTTATTTTGGAGATGCGGGGCGCTGTTCAGCAATTGCCTGGAATGTGGTATGTCGTGCGTGAATCATAACCTGTGGGTATAGTATGGACTGGAAACTGCTCGCCACGACCTTTGGTACATTATTTGTTGCGGAACTTGGTGACAAGACGCAGCTCGCTTGCATGCTTATGACCGCCAAGACACAGAAGCCGTGGACCGTATTTCTCGGCTCGTCTATCGCTTTGGTCCTTGTTAGCTTTCTGGGGGTTATGTTTGCTCAGTTTGTGTGCCAATACATCTCGCCGCATATTATCAAAAAAGTTGCTGCGGTTTCCTTTATGGTAATGGGATGCCTGATTTTCTTTGACAAGATATGACATATCAGGCTTGAATATTTGTACTCGACTTGATTTATTCGTGTAAATACGTGCTCTGAACCGGGAAAATAATGCAGAAAATACCGATTAACCTCGCCGCCCCTGGCATGAAATTAGCTAAACCTGTCCTTAAAGAAGGGGGCATGACTATAATGGCTGAGGGGATGGAATTGACGGACAGTCTTATTTCTCGATTGGGAAATATGAAGATTGAGCGTATTACAGTGCAGGGGCATCCCGTGGATATGGGCGGTGCTGGCGCTGGTACTAAGTGGGCAGAGCGTTTGGAACGTCTGGATGTCTTGTTTAGAAGCCATACCGAGGATAAGTGGATGACTCGTGTTAAAGTTCGCATGGGGCAGTATTTTCAGATTAAGGCAGCGGCTCAGGAAGCGAAAATGCAGGCTATGAAGGATATCGAATCCTCTGATGAAGATGAGATTGAGAACGATGAGAGCGAGGTTTAGAGCATGGATGAAAATTTGAAAACCAGTATTCGCGGTGAAATTCTTCAGGTAAAGGACTTGCCTACTTTGCCACATGTTCTGAACAAAGTTACGACTCTTGTGGAAGACCCAGATGCCTCCAGTGAGGCCATTGCCAAGGTTATTTCTACGGATCAGGTTTTGTCCGCCAAAGTTTTGAAGATGGTCAATTCACCCATTTATGGTTTTCCTGGTCGAATAAGTTCTATTCAACATGCGTTGGTCCTGCTTGGATTCAATGTGGTGCGCGGTATTATTATTTCCACATCAGTTTTTGACATGATGGTTCAGGCTATGAAGGGGTTGTGGGAGCATAGTCTCGGATGTGCAACGGCCTGTAATATTATTGCCCGTCGTGCTGGTTTTGAAGATCCCGAAGAGTACGCCGTGGCAGGACTTCTGCACGATCTTGGAAAGGTAGTGACTGCCGTTCAGCTTCCTGATTTGCATGCATCTATCCTTGATACAGTACAGGCCAAGGAAATAACGTATTTTCAAGCCGAAAAGGATGTTCTCGGATTCGGGCATGATCGTATCAACGCATGGCTTGCCCGTCATTGGGGCTTGCCACCGAATATTCGTGAGGCCATGAGCCGTCACCATGCTCCACAATTGGCTGAATTTTATAAACCCATGTCTTGCGTGGTGCATCTGGGTGATTTTTTGGTCAGGCTATTTGAGTTTGGGAATTCTGGCGATGACCAAACAGCCTATCTACGCCCTGAGGCGCTTATTGAACTCAAGTTCAAGATGTCTGATCTTGATAAGGTTATGGACGAGATGTCCGACCAACTCCTTGAAGTTTCTGATCTCACTTTATAATTTCGTGAAGCTCTGCTAGTCTCTCTCCATGAGTCAAACTCTTGAAAAATCTCTTTTTCAGCGCAAACAGACCGGTTTTTTGCTGACACCCGACACAGCTCTTGCCGAAATGTTGCAGAAACTATGGTCGTCTGAAGTGCTTGAATTTACGGTTTTCGATCAAGGCGGCAAGGCTATTGAGCATCTGTTCAACGAACCGCCGGATCTTTTGGTCGTGGATAATCGTCTTTCGGACATTTCTGGTCGAGAGATCGCTAATCTGGTCAAAAGTGAAAATGTGTATCGGCAGTTGCCGGTGGTCGTGTGCGTGGATCCTATCGATGTTGAAGAACCGTGGAATTGGAATGTTATTGAGGTAGACGATTTTCTTGTCAGGCCGTTTAACCCGTCCGAGGTGCGCGATCGCATCAATTTGACTTTGTGTCGGGCTATGCGCGCTCTTGATGCAAACCCGCTGTCCAAGTTGCCGGGGAATACCTCGATTATCCAACGGATTCAGCGGTTGATCGACAATGGTGAAGAGTTTGCTTTGGCCTATTGTGACCTTGATTATTTTAAGTCATACAATGATAAGTATGGATTCGCACGGGGTGATGAGATCCTGATGATGTCGGCTCGGCTTATTGTGAATACAATCCGTAGTTATCAGGGCGTGCAAAGTTTCGTGGGGCACGTTGGTGGCGACGACTTTGTATTTATCCTGCCGCCAGATAAGGTGGAAGGAGCGTGTAAGCGCATCATCGCGGCCTTTGACGATATTGTTCCGCATTTTTATGATCCTGAAGATCGGCAGCGGGGGAATATTACCTCGGTGGATCGAGAAGGGAATACCAAGGTTTTCCCGTTGATGGCTATTTCTTTGGCTGTGGTTGTTAATACGGATGGGCGGATTCAGCATTACGGTGAAGTTTCGTCTATTGCTATGGATTTGAAGAAAAAGGCCAAGGAAGATCCCAAGAGTAGCTATGTCATCGACCAACGAAAAGCGTAATCAACAAGGCGAAATCGTTCAGGGGTTTCTCGCCTTTCTCGCCGTGGAGAAGGGATATTCCAATGCCACGATCCGATCATATGGGACCGATCTTGAACAATTTCAAGTTCACCTCAAGACAAAAAAACGTACGTTGGAGAAGCCGGAGCGGGTGACTCGCGATCATGTGCGTGGTTTTTTGGCAGAGTTGCATCGACGTCAACTTTCCAAAGCGTCCATGGGGCGGAAGTTGTCGAGCCTGCGTGCCTATTTCAAATATCTTTTACGGCATAAACAGATCGTCAAGGACCCCATGGCGGGCATCCGCAATCCCAAGCAGGAAAAACGGCATCCACAATTACTCAATGTGGATCAGGCCGTATCCATGATGGAGGCGGCTGTTGAGCCTGACCCGGAAGGTCTGCGGGATATAGCTTTGGCGGAAGTGCTTTATGGTTCCGGTTTGCGTATCAGTGAGGCTATTGGGCTGGATATGAATGACGTGGATTCGGATGTCATTCGAGTGGTGGGTAAGGGGAATAAGGAACGGATTGTCCCTTTGTCCGATGCCGCGATCAAGCGTATTCGTCGATATATGGAACAGCGACATGCCTTTATAAAGGACGATTATTCCGAGCAGGCATTGTTTTTGAGTGTGCGTGCAGGAAAACGGCTGGACCGGCGGCAGGCCAATCGGGTTATTGCCAAGCTTGGTAAGCTGGCAGGCCTGCCCAAGGATGTTCATCCGCACATGTTGCGGCATAGTTTCGCTACTCATATGCTTGAAGCCGGGGCAGATCTTCGTAGTGTTCAGGAGCTTTTGGGACATGAAAATCTGACCACGACTCAACGGTACACACATCTGGACATGCAGCACATCATGCAGGTATACGATTCTGCGCATCCGAGAGCGGGTGTGAATGAGACTAAGAAAAAAAACAACGATACGGAGTAGATAATGGAAAATCCCATGGTTCTTCTGGAAACCCCGGAAGGCGAAATACTTATTGAGCTTTTCCCGGACAAGGCCCCCAAGACCGTTGAGAATTTCTTGCAGTACGTGGATGACGAGTTTTATGATGGAACTCTGTTCCATCGTGTCATCAAGGGATTCATGATTCAGACTGGTGGTCTGACCTTTTCCATGGAAGAAAAGGAGACTCGTGACCCCATCGAGAACGAGGCAACCAACGGACTGAAGAACGTCGAAGGGGCAGTGGCCATGGGCCGTTTGCCCGAACCGCATAGTGCGACTAGTCAGTTTTATATAAATGTTTTAGACAATGCTGATCTCGACCATACGGGCGATGATGATGAAATTTTCGGTTATTGCGTGTTTGGTGAGGTGATCGATGGCATGGATGTAGCTGTTAAGATCAGCAAGGCGAAGACCAAGAGCTATCAGGGTTTTGACGATGTTCCGGTGGATCCGGTTTCCGTTATCACGGCCCGTCGGTTTGAATAATCGGCAGAAATAGGCGTATTAAAAAAGGCGAGACCAAATGGTCTCGCCTTTTTTAATGTTTTGTGAGTTTTTGTTATGAACGGAATTTTTTTTCCGCTTCCTCATATTTTCTTTCTGCTTCTTCCTTGAGACTGTTCATGAGTTCTTTCACGGTAACGATCTTGTCTACTAGGTAGGCGTTGGCGCCGGCAAAGACAAAACCGTGTTTGAGCTTGCCTTTGTAAGCATTTACCAGCGCTTGGGCGATGCAGTACGGGGATTTTTCTTCGGCGCACGAGTGCAGGCATTTGTGCACGCATTTCTTGGGTTTTTTCAACCCACTGGATACGGCGTCGAGGAAACTGTTTTTAAGTGCACGACCTGGCATGCCAACAGGGCTTTTGATGATGGTTACGTCTTCTTTCTTTGCGTTGATGTATGCCTGCTTAAAGGCTTCATCTGCATCGCATTCTTCTGTTGCCACAAAACGGGTACCCATCTGGACGCCTGATGCACCCATTTCAAGGTATTTGGCGATATCTTCGCCGGTATACACTCCGCCTGCAGCGATAACAGGAATGTTTTTGTGGTGAGATTCTTTGTATGGATCTACGACATTCACGACATCAGAAACGATGTTTTCAAGCTGGAACTTCGGATCGTCGATCTGTTCAGCCTTGAAGCCGAGGTGGCCGCCGGCCTTGGGTCCTTCAACCACAAAACCGTCGGGCAGGTAATCAAACCTGTTCAGCCATTTGCGGCACAGAATGGAAGCCGCACGGCCAGAGGAAACGATAGGGACCAGTTTGGTGCGCATGTCGTCCTTCATCTCTTCGGACATTTCGCGAAGATAGCCCGGCAGGTCCAGAGGGAGTCCTGCGCCGGAGATGATAACATCCACTTTTTCGCGGATGGAAGTGCGGACCATGTCACCGTAGTTGGTCAGTGCGCACATGATGTTCACGCCGAGCAG
This genomic window contains:
- a CDS encoding chemotaxis protein CheA, with amino-acid sequence MSQDFLDPEILTDFFVEAKEHLETIEPNLLELEKSPDNLGLLNEIFRPMHSLKGASGFLGLNKINGLAHKAENILDELRQGSMKVTSGIMDLILSATDALRTMVDNLETSGVEGDVDTAPIIARIEATLVGDMEAASVAPEPEPECAPVVEAEVVIEPEPVAEEPVEMVAEITFDPQPDPDFDATPYGLTTVGEGHLADFLEEAHEIVENLNRCLLSLEGEPDGSEELINDTFRYFHNLKGNSGIIGFKELNSLTHEAETLLNKVRKGEIASSQGLMDLLLASVDLIEALVGKVDVETNKVEPLDTSVMAQVLQRVTEDGDVLAVQGLFPGSKSALVTEEAAAPAAADASSDEDASVSAGDYDPEDVALFVQTINQQLESAAVALGLLRKDAGQTDIVDGLFRTFQTIQNSTGYMGLDEIKEYSSRTVGLIDQGRKTDMDFTLMLDILDQEFAILKDMILKALEMLTGSPAEDPTVNMGKPASIKTEKVAPKVEPAPAPAPVPEPPVQKAAAVSKPAPVAKPAPTSAPATKVPAGRKSGAVNPPPVRPKVSSTIRVDHHKLDHLMNVIGELIINRNRYAMLARALEEGQEEVHVVAQQLTETTYAMARISDDLQDTIMKVRMVPVQTVFSRFPRLVRDLSRKSGKQVELIMEGEETEFDKSVVEEIGDPLVHLVRNAVDHGLEDEAERVQLGKKPKGHVWLRAYHKGNSVAIEVEDDGRGMDPEKLKAVAIRKGVITPEEANVMDDREALDLIFAPGFSSAEKVTDISGRGVGMDVVKTNIKNLKGSVNTQSEVGKGTKLTLTLPLTLAIIDALMVQVAGDTFAIPLDAVSETTKIEVEKLSDVNNRKAVTLRGEVLGLVELAELLDLPQSMDDRDVLPMVVIQDNDRRLGLVVDRLLERQEIVIKPLGQYLNNFNLKGLSGATIMGDGSVVLILDPHEIYSISTQLGRKQEPLTVSGALTSTK
- the ybgF gene encoding tol-pal system protein YbgF, whose product is MKTLKLVLLVLLGLLLVSCATTKKDAATVSASTEWRIKSLEESFLNIREQQRRMADENALAQDKIDQRLASLETEIAGLRTGGVVESPAESTQGSPSDNGWVTDLKPEDDGWVDGQKAPAISKAQSNEDKPWAEVPQPPAVIPAPEVIQRSAAKTPVTSKPVKSPSGAKGLYDAGLSQYNAEQFDASRVTFDQFLKKYPNNDLAANALYWKGETYYSQKDYAQAILTFKEVTGRFPKHHKSASALLKIGMSYDKVGDSDNSIFYLRALVEDFPKSAAATLGRKELVRLGG
- the dprA gene encoding DNA-processing protein DprA, with product MADCIGFCRRTKGPVFMDLRKEHFACLALKHTPRLGPKVWRELFVHYDSAFDAVQDAASWPVLSLANKGIAQKCVNEVWREKAEDEYRATQQAGMDVVTWFDSRFPERLKNISDPPAMLYVSGDTTLFNNPGVGVVGARECTRLGLDTAGRISAQLSKIGITVISGLALGIDRQAHLGGLKGIGSTIAVLGCGLDIDYPMDNIDVRRELDRSGLVVTEFGPGVRPRAGHFPVRNRIISGLSLGVLVAEAAHNSGSLITARLAGEQGKDVFAVPGPIGQPTFTGCHRLIKQGAALVESASDIVEILRYDFARELELVPDPAPVASEDGVEAHRAKIREKSASKKTKDESKIPTPSSRKRPSQADREAMELTEDEKKVLDLLDETDKIHIDRLGRELCFDSATISKILLILEMRGAVQQLPGMWYVVRES
- a CDS encoding TMEM165/GDT1 family protein, which encodes MDWKLLATTFGTLFVAELGDKTQLACMLMTAKTQKPWTVFLGSSIALVLVSFLGVMFAQFVCQYISPHIIKKVAAVSFMVMGCLIFFDKI
- a CDS encoding HDOD domain-containing protein, with product MDENLKTSIRGEILQVKDLPTLPHVLNKVTTLVEDPDASSEAIAKVISTDQVLSAKVLKMVNSPIYGFPGRISSIQHALVLLGFNVVRGIIISTSVFDMMVQAMKGLWEHSLGCATACNIIARRAGFEDPEEYAVAGLLHDLGKVVTAVQLPDLHASILDTVQAKEITYFQAEKDVLGFGHDRINAWLARHWGLPPNIREAMSRHHAPQLAEFYKPMSCVVHLGDFLVRLFEFGNSGDDQTAYLRPEALIELKFKMSDLDKVMDEMSDQLLEVSDLTL
- a CDS encoding GGDEF domain-containing response regulator — protein: MSQTLEKSLFQRKQTGFLLTPDTALAEMLQKLWSSEVLEFTVFDQGGKAIEHLFNEPPDLLVVDNRLSDISGREIANLVKSENVYRQLPVVVCVDPIDVEEPWNWNVIEVDDFLVRPFNPSEVRDRINLTLCRAMRALDANPLSKLPGNTSIIQRIQRLIDNGEEFALAYCDLDYFKSYNDKYGFARGDEILMMSARLIVNTIRSYQGVQSFVGHVGGDDFVFILPPDKVEGACKRIIAAFDDIVPHFYDPEDRQRGNITSVDREGNTKVFPLMAISLAVVVNTDGRIQHYGEVSSIAMDLKKKAKEDPKSSYVIDQRKA
- the xerC gene encoding tyrosine recombinase XerC, yielding MSSTNEKRNQQGEIVQGFLAFLAVEKGYSNATIRSYGTDLEQFQVHLKTKKRTLEKPERVTRDHVRGFLAELHRRQLSKASMGRKLSSLRAYFKYLLRHKQIVKDPMAGIRNPKQEKRHPQLLNVDQAVSMMEAAVEPDPEGLRDIALAEVLYGSGLRISEAIGLDMNDVDSDVIRVVGKGNKERIVPLSDAAIKRIRRYMEQRHAFIKDDYSEQALFLSVRAGKRLDRRQANRVIAKLGKLAGLPKDVHPHMLRHSFATHMLEAGADLRSVQELLGHENLTTTQRYTHLDMQHIMQVYDSAHPRAGVNETKKKNNDTE
- a CDS encoding peptidylprolyl isomerase, with amino-acid sequence MENPMVLLETPEGEILIELFPDKAPKTVENFLQYVDDEFYDGTLFHRVIKGFMIQTGGLTFSMEEKETRDPIENEATNGLKNVEGAVAMGRLPEPHSATSQFYINVLDNADLDHTGDDDEIFGYCVFGEVIDGMDVAVKISKAKTKSYQGFDDVPVDPVSVITARRFE
- a CDS encoding NAD(P)H-dependent flavin oxidoreductase, translating into MKLPNLTFGDLTAKLPIIQGGMGVGISLSGLASAVANEGGVGVIATSMIGMRDPKRATDPVAADHQGLIDEIRKARAKMTDGLLGVNIMCALTNYGDMVRTSIREKVDVIISGAGLPLDLPGYLREMSEEMKDDMRTKLVPIVSSGRAASILCRKWLNRFDYLPDGFVVEGPKAGGHLGFKAEQIDDPKFQLENIVSDVVNVVDPYKESHHKNIPVIAAGGVYTGEDIAKYLEMGASGVQMGTRFVATEECDADEAFKQAYINAKKEDVTIIKSPVGMPGRALKNSFLDAVSSGLKKPKKCVHKCLHSCAEEKSPYCIAQALVNAYKGKLKHGFVFAGANAYLVDKIVTVKELMNSLKEEAERKYEEAEKKFRS